TATCGTATTGGTGGTGGTTCTGGTGCCGGTTTAAGTTATCAATTAGGTTTCTTAGAAGGTTTACTCGGACCTAGCACTTTAACCGTAGGTTATCTTGCTGGTGGTGCAAGTAGTGCCGCTTCTCCTGCTGACGGTGAAGGTATTTTCAATGGTGACTATGCTTTATTAAGCCAATTAAACTTTAACCTCAGTGATACTGTTGCTTTAGGTTTTACCTACGTTAATGCGTTCCAAAAAGCTGATACTGCTTTATTTGGTGGTGGCGGTACTGCAGGAATTGTTGGTACAACATTCGCTAACCAAAGTGCATCTGCTCTTAATGAACGTTTTCAGAGTCGTTTCCCCGGAGCAACGGTTGATCAGAAAGATAAAATTGTCAATTCTTACGGAAGCCAATTTGCATGGCGTATCACTGACTCTATCAGCTTCAGTGCCTTCTTCAACTATTCTAACGTAACCAGAATTGGTCGTGGAAATGATGACATCTGGACCTATGGCGGTGGTTTTGCATTCCCTGATTTAGGTAAAGAAGGAAGTGTTTTAGGTATCTTTGCTGGTGTTCAACCCTATAATGCTTCTCCTACTTACTTCATCACTGATGCGGCTGGTAACTCTCGTCGTGTTCGTGTTTCTAGTACCACTCTTCCTGTTCACGTAGAGGCTTTCTACAAGTATCAGTTAACTGACAATATCTCATTGACTCCCGGTGTAATTTGGGTTAATTCCACAAATCAAGGACAAAATGACGATCAGATCATCGGTACATTAAGAACCACTTTCACTTTCTAATATCCTTTAAACGAATAGTAAGTGTAAATAAAAAAATAAAAATTATTTTCCCGCTCGTTCAATCGAGTGGGTTTTTTTATGTTGATTTGGTAAGTTTTGAGAGTTAATCTGTGGGAAAATAAATAAGATCACAATAGATAAATATTTATATTTAACTAAAAAAATTCTATTATTATGACTACACCCGAAACCATCTTACCTCCTCAATATGATCCTCAGATAACAGAAGCAAAGTGGCAAAAATTTTGGCAAGAAAAAGAAACCTTTAAAGCTAATCCCGATAAGGGAGGAGAAACTTATGCGATCGTAATTCCTCCTCCAAATGTTACAGGCACTCTACACATGGGTCATGCTTTTAATACTTCCTTGATTGATACCCTTGTGCGTTATAACCGTATGAAAGGAAGAAATACCCTTTGTTTACCCGGTACAGATCATGCTAGTATTGCGGTACAGACAATCATTGAAAAGCAACTCAAAGCCGAAGGTAAAACCCGTTACGATTTAGGTAGAGAAAAGTTTTTAGAAAAGGCTTGGGAATGGCGCCATCAATCAGGAGGCACTATTGTTAATCAGTTACAGCGATTGGGGTTATCTGCTGACTGGAGTAGGGAAAGATTCACCCTCGATGAGAATTTATGTGATGCGGTAAAAACTGCTTTTGTGCAACTGTATGAAGAAGGATTGATTTATCGTGGTCAATATATGGTGAATTGGTGTCCAGAATCTCAATCGGCGGTGTCTGATTTAGAGGTAGAAAATAAGGAAGTTGATGGACATTTATGGCATTTTCGTTATCCTTTAACGGAAGGGGATGGATATGTAGAGGTTGCTACCACTCGCCCTGAAACGATGTTAGGGGATACCGCCGTGGCAGTAAATCCCTATGATGAGCGTTATCAAGATTTAATTGGTAAAACCGTTACTTTGCCTATTACTAATCGTCAGATTCCCATTATTGCTGATGAATTTGTCGATCGCGCTTTTGGTACAGGATGTGTTAAAGTGACACCAGCCCACGACTATAATGATTTTCAAATAGGTAAACGTCATGATCTACCTTTCATTAATATCTTAAATAAAGATGGGTCAATTAATGAAGAAGGAGGAGAATTTGCAGGACAGGATCGCTTTGTCGCGCGTAAGAATGTGGTGAAACGACTAGAGGAAGAAGGATTTTTAGTCAAAGTTGAAGATTATCGTCATAGTGTACCATACAGCGATCGAGGTAAAGTACCTGTTGAACCTTTACTGTCAACTCAATGGTTTGTGAAAATCGAACCCTTAGCCAAAAAAGCCTTAGCAGAATTAGACGATAATCAATCCCCTCATTTTGTGCCTGAAAGATGGGAAAAAGTCTATCGTGATTGGTTAGTTAAATTACAAGACTGGTGTATCTCTCGACAACTGTGGTGGGGACATCAAATTCCTGCTTGGTATGTTACCAGTTTAACTAATGGGGAAATTACCGATGAGACTCCTTTTGTTGTGGCACATGATGAAAAAAGTGCGAGGGACAAAGCTGTTGAAAAATATGGTGAGGATATTATTTTAACTCAAGATCCAGATGTATTAGATACTTGGTTTTCTTCTGGGTTGTGGCCTTTTTCTACCATGGGATGGCCTAACAATACCGATGATTTTAATACTTACTTCCCCAATACCACTATGGTGACGGGATTTGATATTATCTTTTTCTGGGTTGCCCGTATGACGATGATGTCAGGTCACTTTACTGGTAAGATGCCTTTTAAGGACGTTTATATTCATGGTTTGGTAAGGGATGAAAATGGCAAAAAAATGTCAAAATCCGCCAATAATGGCATTGATCCTTTACTTTTATGCAATAAATACGGTACAGATGCCTTAAGATACACTTTAATCCGTGAAGTAGCTGGTGCGGGGCAAGATATTAGTTTACAATATAACCGTAAAACCGATGAATCCGAGTCGGTAGAAGCCTCCCGTAATTTTGCCAACAAGTTATGGAATGCGGCGCGTTTTGTGTTGATGAATTTAGATGGTAAAACCCCCGCCCAATTGGGCTATCCTAATTTAACTCAACTAGAAGGATGCGATCGCTGGATAATATCACGTTTTAATCAAATTGTCAAAGAAACTGAAACATATCTTGATAATTACGGATTAGGGGAAGCGGCAAAGGGATTATACGAGTTTATTTGGGGTGATTTTTGCGACTGGTATATCGAGTTAGTGAAAACTCGTTTATGGCAAGATAAAGATTCTGCTTCCCGTAAAGTAGCACAACAAACCCTTGCTTATGTTTTAGAAGGTATCCTCAAATTGTTACATCCTTTCATGCCTCACATCACCGAGGAAATTTGGCACACTTTAACTCAAAATAGCGATGATAGTCTAGCTCTGCAATCTTTACCTGTGGTAGATGAATTGATGGAGTTAACTACTATTCAAAAAATGACTCAACCTTCCCTTATCAGTTTTGAAAATACCGAGGAAGGCACTATCGTTAAATTAGGTCATCAAGTAGTAAGTTTATTAGATCAATTACCCGAACAAATTAGCAGTTTCCTGAGAAAATATCAACAACCTTTTACCGTAGTTGCGATCGCATTTTTGGTATTAGTAGTTATTCAATTGATTTCCTCTATTACCACCGCTATCCATGATTTTCCCTTACTTTCTCCTTTCTTACGCCTAATTGGTTTAGGTTATACGGGATGGTTTATCTATCAAAATTTCATCTTTGTGGAGAAAAGACAGGAAACTTTGCAATGGTTAGCCAACTTTAAAGAAGAGATATTCGGTAATATTCAAAAAAATGACTCTTTAATTAAGATAGAAACGGAAGAAACTCCCTCAGTTATTACCCCTACCTTTACCACTCTCATCGATGAAGAATTGGAAACTAGCTTTAGTCTTCTTTTCGAGACAATACGCGCTATTCGTAATCTTCGTGCGGAAGCAGAAATTAAACCAGGAGTAAAAGTTAACGCCATTCTACAATCAGAAAACCCTGAAGAAAGGCAGATTTTGCAACAAACTCAAAACTATATCATAGAATTAGCAAAAGTCGAGAATTTAACTATAACTGACAGTTTAACCGATGAAGTTTCAAAAGCGATCGCTTCTGTAGTAGGTACAATTCAAATTTTGATTCCTTTAGAAGGTATAATCGACATCGAGAAACTAACGGCAAAACTAGAGAAAAAACTCTCTAAAATTGAAGGGGAAGTTAAATCCTTAGAAGGACGTTTAAACAATCCTAATTTTGTTAATAAAGCACCCAATGACATTATCGAAAATGCTCGTAATGCCTTAGCAGAAAGCAAAATTCAGGGAGAAATCTTACAAAAACGCCTAGAATTACTAAAATAATTAGAGTAAAGGGAAAAAGACAAAGTTAAAAGGGCAAGGGGCAAAGGGCAAACCCCCCTTTATACCTCCTCAAGAGGGGGGAGGGCAAAGGTAAATAGTTAATAATTAAAAACCCCGAACCTCGAACTCGTCTTCCCTAATCCCCAAAAACCCCAACACCCTAAGCCTCTATTTCCCCCAAAAACCTAAACCCTAAATTGATTATCAAAGATGTTGCATTTAGCCGAAGTTATTAGAGATACTGACACAGGAAAATTTTTATTAAATCTTCTTGCTGTGGAGGAGTCTAAATTACAATGGACTTTTTGCAACAATCAATATATCCCTTTAGATAATGATGATGATAATTTTAAAGAGGGATTATTATTGTTAGTGGAATTAAATAATCAAGGACAGATTTTACGTTGTCAATCAGCCAAAGACTGGATTTTAAATTTACTCAAAGAATATTTAATTGAAGGGAATTTTCGCAGTAATATAAATATAAATATACCTGAAGAAGAGGCAAGGCTGGAAAAGTGGCGTCAAGAGTTGACTTCTCAGAGTCAAGATTTAACTCGTATTCGCTTAGAAGTGGAAACAAGACGAGAAGAATTACAGGAGTTAGAACAAACTTTATCATGGGAAAAAGAAAAACTTAAATCCCAACATCAATAAATCAAAAGGGCAACGAGTAACTGGAATTAAGACAAGGGAATAGGGAAAAGGCAACAGGCAAAGTTGAAAATGAAAGGGGCAAAAGACAATAATTTGAGTTTGGAGTTAAAGTCGTTTTAAATAGAGAATGAAACAAAATCAAAATCTCTAGCTCTTGTTTATCAAAGAATTAAATTTTTAAAAGTGTCTCAAAGTTAATTTAAATAACTACAAGATAAAAAAGAAATTTCCCGTAAGGGTTGAATATATTCAACCCCTACAACCCTAAGCCCTTACTTCGCCTTCTCACTCTTTTCCACCATCACCAATACCCTGACACCTGCCCTTTCTGATATTTTTAAGCGGAAGTGAGGTTAATTATTAATCTCTGCAATTGTAAAATTAGCAGGAATATTCTCAACAGAATGATTGACAATTACCTCTAAAGAAGCCCTTGTTTTACTGGCTACTTGCACAGTTTTTAAATCATAACTTTCCGTTGCCAATTTAGGATAAAGTCCGATCGCAATTATAGGTATAATTAAACAAACGGTAATAAAAACTTCACGGGGTTTAGCATCAAGTTGAAAACCATCTAACTTTAAACTGGTAACATTTTCGCCGTAAAAAACAACCCTTAACATAGACAGTAAATAGATAGGAGTTAAAATTAAACCAACCCCCGCTAATACCGTTACCACAACCTTAAATACTGAGCTATAAGCATCACTTTGGGCAAAACCTAAAAATACACTTAACTCACTAACAAAGCCACTCATTCCGGGTAAAGCCAAAGAAGCCATAGAGGCGGCAGTAAATAAAGCAAAAGTTTTTGGCATGGATTTTGCCATACCGCCCATTTCATCCATCATTAAAGTATGAGTACGCTCATAAGTTACCCCAGAGAGGAAAAATAACGCCGCCGCAATCAAACCATGAGATAACATTTGCAACATTGCCCCATTCATGCCTAAATCGGTAAAAGCGGCAATACCTACTAAGACAAAACC
This is a stretch of genomic DNA from Cyanobacterium aponinum PCC 10605. It encodes these proteins:
- a CDS encoding valine--tRNA ligase; translation: MTTPETILPPQYDPQITEAKWQKFWQEKETFKANPDKGGETYAIVIPPPNVTGTLHMGHAFNTSLIDTLVRYNRMKGRNTLCLPGTDHASIAVQTIIEKQLKAEGKTRYDLGREKFLEKAWEWRHQSGGTIVNQLQRLGLSADWSRERFTLDENLCDAVKTAFVQLYEEGLIYRGQYMVNWCPESQSAVSDLEVENKEVDGHLWHFRYPLTEGDGYVEVATTRPETMLGDTAVAVNPYDERYQDLIGKTVTLPITNRQIPIIADEFVDRAFGTGCVKVTPAHDYNDFQIGKRHDLPFINILNKDGSINEEGGEFAGQDRFVARKNVVKRLEEEGFLVKVEDYRHSVPYSDRGKVPVEPLLSTQWFVKIEPLAKKALAELDDNQSPHFVPERWEKVYRDWLVKLQDWCISRQLWWGHQIPAWYVTSLTNGEITDETPFVVAHDEKSARDKAVEKYGEDIILTQDPDVLDTWFSSGLWPFSTMGWPNNTDDFNTYFPNTTMVTGFDIIFFWVARMTMMSGHFTGKMPFKDVYIHGLVRDENGKKMSKSANNGIDPLLLCNKYGTDALRYTLIREVAGAGQDISLQYNRKTDESESVEASRNFANKLWNAARFVLMNLDGKTPAQLGYPNLTQLEGCDRWIISRFNQIVKETETYLDNYGLGEAAKGLYEFIWGDFCDWYIELVKTRLWQDKDSASRKVAQQTLAYVLEGILKLLHPFMPHITEEIWHTLTQNSDDSLALQSLPVVDELMELTTIQKMTQPSLISFENTEEGTIVKLGHQVVSLLDQLPEQISSFLRKYQQPFTVVAIAFLVLVVIQLISSITTAIHDFPLLSPFLRLIGLGYTGWFIYQNFIFVEKRQETLQWLANFKEEIFGNIQKNDSLIKIETEETPSVITPTFTTLIDEELETSFSLLFETIRAIRNLRAEAEIKPGVKVNAILQSENPEERQILQQTQNYIIELAKVENLTITDSLTDEVSKAIASVVGTIQILIPLEGIIDIEKLTAKLEKKLSKIEGEVKSLEGRLNNPNFVNKAPNDIIENARNALAESKIQGEILQKRLELLK